A DNA window from Polynucleobacter sp. AP-Titi-500A-B4 contains the following coding sequences:
- the orn gene encoding oligoribonuclease yields the protein MSEQTNTAAVKTAPASEHLIWVDMEMSGLDPETERILEIAIIVTDAHLNTIATAPVWVVHQNDALLDAMDAWNKGTHGRSGLIDKVKASTMDEATVEAECIAFLKKYIKAGIAPMCGNTIGQDRRFMAKYMPKLEAYFHYRNIDVSTLKELCKRWHPELVKGFTKKQAHTALADIEESIEELKYYRDKFIVPLP from the coding sequence ATGAGCGAACAAACGAATACTGCAGCAGTCAAGACGGCGCCAGCCAGTGAGCACCTCATCTGGGTGGATATGGAGATGTCTGGTTTGGATCCGGAAACCGAGCGCATCCTAGAAATCGCCATTATTGTGACTGATGCCCATCTCAATACGATAGCTACTGCCCCAGTTTGGGTGGTACATCAAAATGATGCGCTTTTGGATGCGATGGATGCTTGGAATAAGGGCACCCATGGACGCTCAGGACTGATTGATAAGGTTAAGGCATCCACTATGGATGAGGCGACCGTTGAAGCAGAATGCATTGCTTTTTTAAAGAAATACATCAAAGCTGGGATTGCGCCAATGTGTGGTAACACTATCGGTCAGGATCGTCGCTTTATGGCTAAGTACATGCCCAAATTAGAGGCGTACTTTCATTATCGAAATATCGATGTTTCCACTCTGAAAGAGTTGTGCAAACGATGGCACCCAGAGTTGGTAAAGGGCTTTACCAAAAAGCAGGCACATACTGCTTTGGCGGATATCGAAGAATCCATTGAGGAACTGAAGTACTACCGCGATAAATTTATCGTACCGCTACCTTAA
- a CDS encoding M48 family metallopeptidase, which yields MTFTIIFLIAFIASFGLRHWLSQRQIRYVAQHRDAVPAEFAEKVTLAEHQKAADYTIAKLRLAILENGVSAIILIAFTLLGGLQILNIALLQFLGEGVAQQIALLVSVVIISGILDIPFSWYKQFYLEERFGFNRMTKKLFFSDMIKGLSVGGAIGVPLLWVILTLMLKAGDLWWLWAWAVLSIFSLLMQWIFPTFIAPMFNKFEALEEGPLKTQIEALLARCDFASQGLFVMDGSKRSAHGNAFFAGMGKAKRIVFFDTLIEKLNPGEVEAVLAHELGHFKCKHIRKRLIVSFAMSFAMFALLGWVSTQVWFYTDLGVMPNLNGYNGGLALALFMLVSPVFGFFFTPLGSLASRKHEYEADGFAAEKSSAQDLISALVKLYQDNASTLTPDPIYTAFYSSHPPAPLRIANLQRFS from the coding sequence ATGACATTCACAATTATTTTCCTAATCGCTTTTATAGCCAGTTTTGGCCTACGCCACTGGCTCTCCCAACGTCAAATTCGATATGTAGCCCAACATCGAGATGCGGTTCCAGCTGAGTTTGCTGAAAAAGTAACTTTGGCAGAACATCAAAAAGCGGCTGACTACACGATTGCTAAATTGCGCCTAGCGATTTTAGAAAACGGGGTTAGCGCCATCATTTTAATTGCCTTCACCTTACTAGGTGGATTGCAAATTCTTAATATCGCTTTGCTGCAATTCCTGGGCGAAGGTGTTGCTCAGCAAATCGCTTTATTGGTATCAGTAGTGATTATCTCCGGGATCCTGGATATTCCCTTCTCTTGGTACAAGCAGTTTTACCTTGAAGAACGCTTTGGCTTTAATCGCATGACTAAAAAATTATTCTTTAGCGACATGATTAAAGGCTTATCTGTCGGTGGAGCAATTGGTGTTCCATTGCTATGGGTCATACTCACGTTGATGCTAAAGGCGGGTGATCTTTGGTGGCTTTGGGCTTGGGCAGTACTCTCCATATTTAGTCTATTGATGCAGTGGATTTTCCCGACATTCATTGCGCCGATGTTTAATAAGTTCGAAGCCCTAGAAGAAGGCCCGCTGAAAACGCAAATTGAAGCGCTACTAGCCCGCTGTGATTTTGCTAGTCAGGGTTTATTTGTGATGGATGGCAGCAAGCGTAGCGCTCACGGAAATGCATTCTTTGCTGGCATGGGTAAAGCAAAGCGCATTGTGTTCTTTGATACCTTAATTGAAAAATTAAACCCTGGCGAAGTAGAAGCAGTTCTTGCTCATGAATTGGGCCATTTCAAATGTAAGCATATTCGGAAACGTCTGATTGTTTCTTTCGCGATGAGCTTTGCGATGTTTGCATTGCTGGGCTGGGTTAGTACGCAGGTTTGGTTCTACACCGACCTAGGTGTGATGCCTAATCTCAATGGTTATAACGGTGGCCTTGCTTTAGCATTGTTCATGCTGGTATCACCGGTATTTGGCTTCTTCTTTACGCCACTAGGAAGTCTTGCTTCACGCAAACATGAATATGAGGCAGATGGCTTTGCGGCTGAAAAATCTTCTGCTCAAGATTTAATCTCCGCTCTAGTAAAGCTCTATCAAGATAATGCCTCAACATTGACGCCAGATCCAATCTATACCGCTTTCTACAGCTCCCATCCTCCTGCTCCATTACGCATTGCTAACTTACAGCGTTTCAGTTAA
- the rsgA gene encoding ribosome small subunit-dependent GTPase A, with protein sequence MEQFRALLTASYGRHYLAQRLVTDALGNESPNGPLIQVSTPAKQHIGAVGDRMLLEMTSADQARIIEIEPRENILYRSDAFKSKIIASNVDQILVVLATQPAFSPDLLGRAVVAAEANQIGLHILLNKCDLKDNLEQARKIIEPYARMGYPVSEVSAKFDPTSIDQLRPALAGKISVFVGQSGMGKSSLLNAWVPNAAALTQEYSVRLDTGKHTTTACRYFELPEGWGRDASGKLGALIDSPGFQEFGLAHMSVSELQHAFREFKDLHGKCRFHNCAHQSEPDCAVRDAVDKNEIAPERLALFRQLRSDSKTADTQIQGISQAKERWSALATKPSKR encoded by the coding sequence ATGGAACAATTTCGCGCGCTACTGACTGCTTCCTATGGAAGACATTATTTAGCGCAGCGACTGGTGACTGATGCACTTGGCAATGAATCACCGAACGGCCCATTAATTCAGGTAAGTACCCCTGCTAAGCAACACATTGGCGCAGTGGGTGATCGCATGTTGCTGGAGATGACCTCTGCAGATCAAGCACGCATCATTGAGATTGAGCCACGGGAAAATATTCTTTATCGCTCGGATGCATTTAAGAGCAAGATCATCGCTTCTAACGTTGATCAAATTCTAGTAGTGCTTGCTACGCAACCTGCTTTCTCGCCCGACCTATTAGGCAGGGCCGTGGTTGCTGCTGAAGCCAATCAAATTGGTTTGCATATCCTACTCAACAAGTGCGATCTCAAAGACAACTTAGAGCAGGCGCGCAAGATCATTGAACCGTATGCGCGCATGGGCTACCCAGTCAGTGAGGTCTCTGCCAAATTTGATCCCACCTCAATTGATCAGTTGCGTCCTGCCTTAGCCGGCAAAATATCTGTCTTTGTAGGTCAGTCAGGCATGGGTAAATCTAGCCTCTTGAATGCCTGGGTTCCAAATGCCGCGGCACTGACTCAGGAATATTCTGTACGCCTAGATACTGGTAAGCACACCACCACAGCCTGTCGTTACTTTGAATTACCTGAAGGCTGGGGAAGAGACGCATCCGGTAAGTTGGGCGCACTGATTGATTCACCAGGTTTTCAGGAGTTTGGCTTGGCGCATATGTCCGTCAGTGAATTGCAACATGCCTTTAGAGAATTTAAAGACTTGCATGGTAAATGTCGCTTTCACAATTGCGCCCATCAGTCTGAACCCGATTGCGCAGTGCGTGATGCGGTAGACAAAAATGAAATAGCGCCAGAAAGACTGGCGCTATTTAGACAGCTACGTTCAGATTCGAAAACAGCAGATACCCAAATTCAGGGAATTAGCCAAGCCAAAGAGCGATGGTCAGCATTAGCAACAAAGCCATCCAAGCGATAA
- a CDS encoding CobD/CbiB family protein yields MTFFSILFALIAEQYRPVTANHWIARLSTRWLDWVAGEFGGKTEEGASPVGARMACLVAFVLPTFLVFMVYVTCMVTYPILGFLWNIVIAYLFFGFRQFSHSFTLVHEAIEAHDLPAARAALGEWYGPDLDVSDLSETEVISLALERAIIGSHRHVFGVLFWFMMPMGPAGVVLYRLADIAAQRWSERDYNLSEAARHFFYVLDWIPSRITAMGFAIVGNFEGAVYAWRYLTQKWSDPLSAVILAAGSGALGVRLGEPLSEPDSDEALRMAEAGEPLIYEVGLEPTERTMRSAVGLVWRLVIAWMALLLMLTIALWLG; encoded by the coding sequence ATGACTTTCTTCTCCATTCTCTTCGCCCTCATTGCTGAGCAATATCGCCCAGTAACTGCTAATCATTGGATTGCTCGCTTGAGTACCCGTTGGCTGGATTGGGTCGCTGGCGAATTCGGTGGCAAGACTGAAGAAGGTGCAAGCCCAGTTGGTGCACGTATGGCCTGCTTGGTAGCATTTGTTCTACCTACTTTCTTGGTGTTCATGGTGTATGTCACTTGCATGGTGACCTATCCTATTCTGGGATTCTTGTGGAACATCGTCATTGCCTATTTATTTTTTGGTTTCCGTCAGTTCAGTCATTCATTTACCTTGGTACATGAAGCGATTGAGGCGCATGATTTACCGGCGGCGCGCGCTGCACTTGGCGAATGGTACGGCCCTGACTTGGATGTTTCAGATCTCTCTGAAACAGAAGTCATTTCATTAGCGCTTGAGCGCGCCATCATCGGTTCCCATCGCCATGTCTTTGGTGTGTTGTTCTGGTTCATGATGCCAATGGGTCCTGCAGGTGTAGTGCTCTATCGTTTGGCGGATATTGCCGCTCAGCGTTGGTCTGAGCGTGATTACAACTTGAGCGAAGCGGCTCGTCATTTCTTTTATGTACTCGATTGGATTCCATCACGCATTACAGCAATGGGCTTTGCGATTGTTGGAAACTTCGAAGGTGCAGTATATGCATGGCGCTATCTCACCCAAAAATGGTCTGATCCTTTATCTGCCGTGATCTTGGCTGCTGGCAGTGGTGCGCTAGGTGTGCGCTTAGGTGAGCCCTTGAGCGAGCCTGATAGTGACGAAGCCTTGCGTATGGCAGAGGCTGGAGAGCCGCTAATCTATGAAGTAGGTCTTGAGCCAACCGAGCGAACTATGCGTTCTGCTGTAGGTTTGGTATGGCGTTTGGTTATCGCTTGGATGGCTTTGTTGCTAATGCTGACCATCGCTCTTTGGCTTGGCTAA
- a CDS encoding CoA pyrophosphatase: MSKISKPEEDAINVAAPPGFNAEEIPIHEVCIQDKKVAPELLEPKALKARLQHQPEWQPEITDENRHVIAADIIAKRQAAGKVTRAAVLIPLLLKEGGLSVLLTQRTNHLRDHAGQISFPGGRMDPEDLSPDDTALRESQEEIGLDRKRVEIIGYLPQYLTVSGYSVTPVVGLVQPQAEYVLDAFEVADVFEVPLRFLLDPANHQVRLWQSEQGGRRFYSMPYENRFIWGATAGMLRNLYHLLKV, from the coding sequence ATGTCCAAGATCTCAAAGCCTGAAGAAGATGCCATCAATGTTGCTGCGCCTCCTGGATTTAATGCGGAAGAGATTCCTATTCATGAGGTCTGCATTCAGGATAAAAAGGTAGCTCCCGAATTACTGGAGCCAAAGGCTTTAAAGGCACGTCTTCAGCATCAACCAGAATGGCAACCAGAGATTACGGATGAGAATCGCCATGTGATTGCTGCCGACATCATTGCTAAGCGTCAGGCGGCTGGAAAAGTCACGCGTGCAGCAGTATTGATCCCTTTGCTGCTGAAAGAAGGGGGCCTCTCTGTTTTACTTACACAAAGAACCAATCACTTACGTGATCATGCAGGGCAGATTAGCTTTCCGGGTGGGCGGATGGATCCGGAAGATCTGAGCCCAGATGACACGGCATTACGAGAGAGCCAAGAGGAAATTGGTTTAGATCGAAAAAGGGTTGAGATCATAGGTTATCTACCCCAATATTTGACAGTTTCTGGCTATAGCGTCACACCAGTAGTAGGATTAGTTCAGCCTCAGGCAGAATATGTCTTAGATGCATTTGAAGTGGCAGATGTTTTTGAGGTTCCCCTACGTTTTTTGTTGGATCCTGCTAACCACCAGGTCAGACTGTGGCAAAGTGAGCAGGGCGGCCGACGTTTTTATTCAATGCCCTATGAGAACCGCTTTATTTGGGGTGCTACTGCGGGAATGTTGCGTAACCTTTATCATTTATTAAAAGTATGA
- the rplS gene encoding 50S ribosomal protein L19, producing the protein MNLIAKIEQEEIARLSANKVLPSFAPGDTVVVSVNVVEGTRKRTQAFEGVVIAKRNRGLNSSFIVRKISSGEGVERTFQTYSPLIASVEVKRRGDVRRAKLYYLRDRSGKSARIKEKLQARVKPTAAVAAE; encoded by the coding sequence ATGAATTTAATTGCAAAAATTGAGCAAGAAGAAATTGCTCGCTTAAGTGCTAACAAAGTATTGCCAAGCTTCGCACCTGGTGACACAGTAGTTGTTAGCGTAAACGTAGTTGAAGGTACACGTAAGCGTACCCAGGCCTTTGAAGGCGTTGTGATTGCTAAACGTAATCGCGGACTCAATTCCAGCTTTATCGTGCGCAAGATTTCTTCTGGTGAAGGCGTTGAGCGTACTTTCCAAACCTACTCACCATTGATCGCTAGCGTTGAAGTGAAGCGTCGCGGTGATGTACGTCGTGCTAAGTTGTACTACTTGCGCGATCGTTCTGGTAAGTCAGCACGTATTAAAGAAAAACTTCAAGCACGCGTTAAACCAACAGCTGCTGTTGCTGCTGAATAA